A region from the Serinibacter arcticus genome encodes:
- a CDS encoding ExeM/NucH family extracellular endonuclease, with protein MSTSAPVVINEIYGAGGNNGAVLNQDFVELRNTSNAPVDLSGWSVQYASAAGTNWSGQIPLTGTIAAGGYFLVGGASGANGAPIPTPNSVNLGVNFSGTTGNIALVQGQTSALTCAAAACAAVSNVVDIVGFGAGAAFTGSVAPAPSTTTSISRDAAGTNTINNGADFTAGTPTPTAGSTVPVEPGDPEDKTIPEVRAMTSGTVTTRGVVTAAYPVGGFNGYVIQTPGTGADNTGRTVSDAIFIYSAATVGDVLVGDHVEVTGTVGEFYGLKQITVPSGGMTALTDPVDPVVPAAIDLSTVADREAFESMLIQPTGDLTISNTYSTNRYGEVGLATGTTPLIQPTQVGAPGSPEMLAQVADNAARAIALDDGATTDFLSSANSGLTPPYISTTDPIVVGAAVEFTDPVILDFRNDVWKLNPTSRVTADDPSAYPATFENTRTDGPDLEAIGDADITVASFNVLNYFTTLGADTPGCTAYRDRTGTPVTVNTGCAPRGAWGTADLERQQSKLVDAINATDASIVGLMEIENSARLGEDADEATASLVTALNADAGTTKWDYVASSTDLPAASGQDVITNAIIFQPAEVVEQGPARALGNLSGTGQPFVNAREPIGQEFVAVDGGDSIFVVVNHFKSKGSAGPLPGDADSGDGQSASNASRVAQATALSEWLPTVTEQGDAVALLGDFNSYGQEDPLQVLYADGFTNVDQAFEDIGYSYSFSGLSGSLDHILLNEAALERATGADIWNINSGESLALEYSRHNYHGTNFYAEGPYRSSDHDPVIVGLTADGETQPSGPVDLSLLNINDFHGRIAATTVTNNVPNWDGTLQFAGTLEQERAEIEAAGGSSLFLSAGDNIGASLFASSVAQDQPTIDVLNALELASSAVGNHEFDGGYADLVDRVIDGGDNAAFPYLGANVRNADGSAALQEYSLHEVDGVTVAVIGVVTEETPSLVTPGGIEGLTFTDPVEAVNRIATQLSDGDLTNDEADVIIAEYHEGAGAGIPDGSTLEEEVADGGAFAAIVTETSAAVDVIFTGHTHKQYAWDGPIPGAEGKTRPILQTGSYGEYLGRVDLTFDPEAGEVVTYSAENVARVKTPDATLVATYPRVAAVKQIVDEALAYADVIGSRGVGSVTADITTAYSGGSYVDGKYTGSGPLPTTGRDNRAAESVLGNLVANSLVSTLSSPDRGAATIGVVNPGGLRNELFKGGDSIVTYAEANAVLPFVNNLWTTTLTGAQFKVLLEQQWQTNADGSIPSRPYLQLGLSDNVSYTFDATRPMGDRITSITVDGGVIDPAAEYRVGTFSFLATGGDNFRIFTQGTNTRDSGLVDRDAWIEYITASSPLSPDFARRAVQAPAVAPVKAGAQLSVPVGQLNLTSLGSPENTTVTATLGDVELGSFPVTGGATTITAQVPRTAAAGQYDLVVTAAPSGTTVHIPVTVTAGDPAPFGDVPADNMFFEEIMWAFEAGITTGWTEADGSVTYRPLAKINRDAMAAFLYRLADPEGYVAPEVSPFTDVATDNLFYTEIAWLAEQKISTGWVAADGTAQFRPLEPINRDAMAAFLYRLADSPEHEAPAVSPFSDVTPGDQFYSEITWLAENGITRGWVGNDGSKQFQPLTPIARDAMAAFLFRYNELGL; from the coding sequence GTGAGCACGAGCGCTCCCGTGGTGATCAACGAGATCTACGGAGCGGGAGGGAACAACGGCGCGGTCCTCAACCAGGACTTCGTCGAGCTGCGCAACACCAGCAACGCCCCGGTCGACCTGAGCGGCTGGTCCGTCCAGTACGCCTCGGCGGCCGGTACGAACTGGAGCGGTCAGATCCCGCTGACCGGCACGATCGCCGCCGGTGGTTACTTCCTCGTCGGTGGTGCGAGCGGTGCCAACGGCGCCCCGATCCCGACGCCCAACTCGGTCAACCTCGGGGTGAACTTCTCCGGGACGACCGGCAACATCGCCCTCGTGCAGGGTCAGACGTCGGCCCTGACCTGCGCCGCCGCCGCGTGCGCCGCCGTGAGCAACGTCGTCGACATCGTCGGCTTCGGCGCCGGCGCCGCCTTCACCGGCTCGGTCGCCCCGGCGCCCAGCACGACGACCTCGATCTCCCGCGACGCCGCGGGCACCAACACGATCAACAACGGCGCGGACTTCACCGCCGGCACCCCCACCCCGACCGCCGGCTCCACCGTCCCGGTCGAGCCGGGCGACCCCGAGGACAAGACGATCCCCGAGGTCCGGGCGATGACGTCCGGCACGGTCACCACGCGCGGCGTCGTCACGGCGGCCTACCCCGTGGGCGGCTTCAACGGCTACGTCATCCAGACCCCCGGCACCGGCGCCGACAACACCGGCCGCACCGTCTCGGACGCGATCTTCATCTACTCGGCCGCCACGGTCGGCGACGTCCTCGTGGGCGACCACGTCGAGGTCACCGGCACCGTCGGTGAGTTCTACGGCCTCAAGCAGATCACCGTCCCCTCCGGCGGCATGACCGCCCTGACCGACCCGGTCGACCCCGTCGTCCCGGCGGCCATCGACCTGAGCACGGTCGCGGACCGTGAGGCGTTCGAGTCGATGCTGATCCAGCCGACCGGCGACCTCACGATCTCCAACACCTACTCGACGAACCGCTACGGCGAGGTCGGCCTGGCCACGGGCACGACGCCCCTGATCCAGCCGACGCAGGTGGGCGCCCCCGGCAGCCCGGAGATGCTCGCGCAGGTGGCCGACAACGCCGCACGGGCGATCGCGCTCGACGACGGCGCCACGACGGACTTCCTCAGCTCGGCCAACTCCGGCCTGACCCCGCCGTACATCTCCACGACGGACCCGATCGTCGTGGGCGCGGCCGTGGAGTTCACCGACCCGGTGATCCTCGACTTCCGCAACGACGTCTGGAAGCTCAACCCCACGAGCCGGGTCACCGCGGACGACCCGTCCGCCTACCCGGCGACGTTCGAGAACACGCGCACCGACGGCCCCGACCTCGAGGCCATCGGCGACGCCGACATCACGGTCGCCTCGTTCAACGTCCTGAACTACTTCACGACGCTGGGCGCCGACACCCCGGGCTGCACCGCCTACCGTGACCGCACGGGCACCCCCGTCACGGTCAACACCGGCTGCGCCCCGCGCGGTGCGTGGGGCACGGCCGACCTCGAGCGCCAGCAGTCCAAGCTGGTCGACGCCATCAACGCCACCGACGCCAGCATCGTCGGCCTGATGGAGATCGAGAACTCGGCGCGTCTGGGTGAGGACGCGGACGAGGCCACCGCGAGCCTGGTGACGGCGCTGAACGCCGACGCCGGCACGACCAAGTGGGACTACGTCGCCTCCTCCACCGACCTCCCGGCCGCCAGCGGCCAGGATGTCATCACGAACGCGATCATCTTCCAGCCGGCCGAGGTCGTCGAGCAGGGCCCCGCCCGCGCGCTGGGCAACCTCAGCGGCACCGGTCAGCCGTTCGTCAACGCTCGTGAGCCGATCGGCCAGGAGTTCGTGGCGGTCGACGGCGGCGACAGCATCTTCGTCGTCGTGAACCACTTCAAGTCCAAGGGTTCCGCCGGACCGCTCCCGGGCGACGCCGACAGCGGCGACGGCCAGAGCGCGTCCAACGCCTCGCGCGTGGCGCAGGCCACCGCGCTGAGCGAGTGGCTGCCGACGGTCACCGAGCAGGGCGACGCCGTCGCGCTGCTGGGCGACTTCAACTCCTACGGCCAGGAGGACCCGCTGCAGGTCCTGTACGCCGACGGCTTCACGAACGTCGACCAGGCGTTCGAGGACATCGGCTACTCCTACAGCTTCTCCGGCCTGTCCGGGTCGCTCGACCACATCCTGCTCAACGAGGCCGCTCTCGAGCGCGCCACCGGGGCGGACATCTGGAACATCAACTCGGGTGAGTCGCTGGCGCTGGAGTACAGCCGCCACAACTACCACGGCACGAACTTCTACGCCGAGGGCCCGTACCGCTCCTCCGACCACGACCCCGTGATCGTCGGCCTCACCGCCGACGGCGAGACGCAGCCCTCCGGCCCCGTCGACCTGTCGCTGCTGAACATCAACGACTTCCACGGACGCATCGCCGCCACGACGGTGACGAACAACGTCCCGAACTGGGACGGCACGCTGCAGTTCGCCGGCACGCTCGAGCAGGAGCGCGCGGAGATCGAGGCGGCCGGTGGCTCCTCGCTGTTCCTCTCCGCCGGTGACAACATCGGGGCGTCGCTCTTCGCCTCCTCGGTGGCGCAGGACCAGCCCACGATCGACGTGCTGAACGCGCTCGAGCTGGCCTCCTCCGCGGTGGGCAACCACGAGTTCGACGGCGGCTACGCCGACCTGGTCGACCGCGTGATCGACGGCGGCGACAACGCCGCGTTCCCCTACCTGGGCGCGAACGTCCGCAACGCCGACGGTTCCGCGGCCCTGCAGGAGTACTCGCTGCACGAGGTCGACGGCGTGACCGTCGCCGTCATCGGCGTCGTCACCGAGGAGACCCCCTCGCTGGTGACCCCGGGCGGCATCGAGGGCCTGACCTTCACCGACCCGGTCGAGGCGGTCAACCGCATCGCGACGCAGCTCTCCGACGGTGACCTCACCAACGACGAGGCCGACGTCATCATCGCCGAGTACCACGAGGGCGCCGGCGCCGGCATCCCCGACGGCTCCACGCTCGAGGAGGAGGTCGCCGACGGCGGTGCGTTCGCCGCCATCGTGACCGAGACCTCGGCCGCGGTCGACGTCATCTTCACCGGCCACACGCACAAGCAGTACGCGTGGGACGGCCCGATCCCGGGCGCCGAGGGCAAGACCCGTCCGATCCTGCAGACGGGTTCCTACGGCGAGTACCTCGGCCGCGTCGACCTGACGTTCGACCCCGAGGCGGGCGAGGTCGTCACCTACTCGGCCGAGAACGTCGCCCGCGTCAAGACGCCGGACGCCACGCTCGTGGCGACCTACCCGCGCGTCGCGGCCGTCAAGCAGATCGTCGACGAGGCGCTCGCCTACGCCGACGTCATCGGCTCGCGCGGCGTCGGTTCCGTCACGGCCGACATCACGACCGCCTACTCGGGCGGCTCGTACGTCGACGGGAAGTACACGGGCTCCGGCCCGCTGCCGACCACGGGTCGCGACAACCGCGCCGCCGAGTCGGTCCTGGGCAACCTCGTGGCCAACTCGCTCGTCAGCACGCTGTCCTCCCCGGACCGCGGCGCCGCGACGATCGGTGTGGTCAACCCCGGTGGCCTGCGCAACGAGCTGTTCAAGGGCGGTGACAGCATCGTCACGTACGCCGAGGCGAACGCCGTCCTGCCGTTCGTGAACAACCTCTGGACCACCACCCTCACCGGTGCGCAGTTCAAGGTGCTCCTCGAGCAGCAGTGGCAGACGAACGCCGACGGGTCCATCCCGTCGCGTCCGTACCTGCAGCTGGGTCTGTCGGACAACGTGTCGTACACGTTCGACGCGACGCGCCCGATGGGCGACCGCATCACGTCGATCACGGTGGACGGCGGCGTCATCGACCCCGCCGCCGAGTACCGCGTCGGCACGTTCTCGTTCCTCGCGACCGGTGGTGACAACTTCCGGATCTTCACGCAGGGCACGAACACGCGCGACTCGGGTCTCGTCGACCGCGACGCGTGGATCGAGTACATCACCGCCAGCTCGCCGCTCTCGCCCGACTTCGCCCGCCGTGCGGTGCAGGCTCCGGCCGTCGCCCCGGTCAAGGCCGGCGCGCAGCTGTCGGTCCCGGTCGGCCAGCTCAACCTGACGTCCCTCGGTTCGCCCGAGAACACGACGGTGACGGCGACGCTCGGCGACGTCGAGCTCGGCTCCTTCCCGGTCACGGGTGGGGCGACCACGATCACCGCACAGGTGCCCCGCACCGCCGCGGCGGGTCAGTACGACCTGGTCGTCACGGCCGCGCCCTCGGGCACGACCGTGCACATCCCGGTCACCGTCACGGCCGGGGACCCCGCGCCGTTCGGTGACGTCCCGGCCGACAACATGTTCTTCGAGGAGATCATGTGGGCCTTCGAGGCCGGGATCACCACCGGGTGGACGGAGGCCGACGGATCGGTCACCTACCGCCCGCTGGCGAAGATCAACCGTGACGCGATGGCGGCGTTCCTCTACCGCCTCGCCGACCCGGAGGGCTACGTGGCTCCCGAGGTGTCGCCGTTCACGGACGTCGCGACGGACAACCTGTTCTACACGGAGATCGCCTGGCTGGCTGAGCAGAAGATCTCCACGGGTTGGGTCGCGGCCGACGGCACGGCGCAGTTCCGGCCGCTCGAGCCGATCAACCGCGACGCGATGGCGGCGTTCCTCTACCGCCTCGCCGACTCGCCCGAGCACGAGGCCCCCGCGGTCTCGCCGTTCTCGGACGTCACGCCCGGCGACCAGTTCTACAGCGAGATCACGTGGCTCGCCGAGAACGGCATCACCCGCGGGTGGGTGGGCAACGACGGCAGCAAGCAGTTCCAGCCGCTGACCCCGATCGCCCGCGACGCCATGGCGGCCTTCCTGTTCCGCTACAACGAGCTGGGCCTCTGA
- a CDS encoding GH92 family glycosyl hydrolase yields the protein MGLRPSPTDGAPRRRSRSAVLVLAAVTAATPLLAAVPASADTLTAFDAVDPFIGTELDTTENKSNDAYGNTFPGATVPFGLVQSSPTTFREGGNGEKGGYEYTGTQLRGFGLTRMSGTGCTGNYSGFDVPILPFTGDLVDGALPTDPGATIRDYYLDFSHDDEIAQPGYYSVETANGVVTELTSTERTAVSRFDFPEGTDATLLLDVAGSNNAISASAVSIDAATSTVEGSVTAAGLCGSAPYTLHFSATFDAPFASHGVWDDGAVTAGGDEASGTSAKHGTGAFLTFADGAEVTARIGISYVDVDGAELNRTTEVGDTSFDDVRAGARAAWEDALARIEVGGGTDEQRIKLYTALYHALHHPNAFNDVDGRYIGADKQIHEVEEGRTLYTNYAGWDFYRSSAQLIAMLYPEVASDINHSILTLTQQNGGRWVDGWAQHNPQTRMAADSLPTAVSSIDAFGSTDYDREAALASLTSSQTLPGTRSSRPDAQQYFATGVVENRKGNFATARVLEYSITDFAIAQLAERLGDDAASERYMVGAQSWLNVFDDQTQHIRPRERTGFDRGFDLRGRDGTGGGQFNQATGYQYGWLVPHNMGSLVDRRGGLEAATRALDEHTVDLDAGAYTQVGAYLSNQPSLNMPWSYHWLQAPHRTTDVLHRATDLWDTTPAGIPGNDDLGGLSAWYVWSNLGIYPGIYGTANLLVSAPHFEQITIRSADSDRVYEINAPGQNETVRYTTALKVDGVEHTSSWVGEDFAREGGTLDFTLAATPGAWGTTAADVPPSYTDGMNDRNNVGTTPNGRGNMGSLDYSDWSFSRETLAQRGAAPGAQLPLGDTGITFTWPETAVGEPDNWIVNGQRIEVDAPGAATVSILGLATNGPSKGTAYAEYSDGTRQAIAVELTDWAGQPGGGNSTVVQLEGRNNVNGTSAGGTFRVFATRPAPLDASKDLVAVHLPRVTDKGVMHVFDVAASTTPFVDPNAPTGAPDRIILTVPEDPSTSQYVTWRSTSSLPIDGKVEVRTVDEAGVPQGAVVTVDAEEKPERTLNGYPSRSHSAKLVDLEPGTTYTYRVGAGAAWSEWSEFTTATAEADPFTFLYFGDAQEGIDTVWHDSVDAAWAAAPDARLSIYAGDMTNTSTIEKEWDDWLGGIGEKARTTNAVPTPGNHEVGPEPFMEHYLDTFEHDDNGPVAADAGRFAGTYGAHLARVLKDTVYFSDFQGVRFVTLNANRDDICPISRPAGLASFSCDTARTAWMTMQATWLDRVLQENPHEWSVVTAHQPVYSTGVSGNGLRDEANWRSHILPVLETNNVDLVLQGHDHTYGRGYSSSTATGMDGVTAGPVFVVSNAGQKHYTLPSATDNIWTRNNATAVVRAQDTATFQKITVDGDTLEYTSVVTQNRPGGSASVAVGEELDSFTITKREDGAKWVTEAGVAVPGPEVAPVNVDQPFNGSFDDATFGEVIFDDDFSTDRLAEYTTFAGPGEPQAALSVDTGAGVLNAVADGRRWSNLQVPVEAGDSFAIVVEPEHFAGVASGEDTFFLGAAAGANDRAQSWYHDPGGSSGFEKFSGGTRRGLAEGPARCPSAGRRATGSPPSSTPARCRRGSRRTASGARSPPASPVCGSIRPTWPGGSPRSASAWTRARSRSTA from the coding sequence ATGGGACTTCGCCCCTCCCCGACCGACGGTGCGCCACGCCGTCGATCGAGATCCGCCGTCCTCGTCCTGGCGGCGGTGACCGCCGCCACCCCCCTGCTGGCAGCGGTCCCCGCCTCCGCCGACACCCTGACCGCGTTCGACGCGGTCGACCCCTTCATCGGCACCGAGCTCGACACCACCGAGAACAAGAGCAACGACGCCTACGGCAACACCTTCCCCGGGGCGACCGTCCCCTTCGGCCTCGTGCAGTCCAGCCCGACGACCTTCCGCGAGGGCGGCAACGGCGAGAAGGGCGGCTACGAGTACACGGGCACCCAGCTGCGCGGCTTCGGCCTCACGCGGATGTCGGGCACCGGCTGCACCGGCAACTACTCGGGCTTCGACGTCCCGATCCTCCCCTTCACCGGTGACCTCGTCGACGGTGCGCTGCCGACGGACCCGGGCGCCACGATCCGTGACTACTACCTCGACTTCTCCCACGACGACGAGATCGCCCAGCCGGGCTACTACTCCGTCGAGACGGCGAACGGCGTGGTCACGGAGCTGACCTCGACCGAGCGCACGGCCGTCAGCCGGTTCGACTTCCCCGAGGGCACCGACGCCACGCTCCTGCTCGACGTCGCCGGTTCCAACAACGCGATCTCCGCGAGCGCCGTGTCGATCGACGCCGCGACCAGCACGGTCGAGGGCTCCGTCACGGCCGCCGGCCTGTGCGGCAGCGCGCCGTACACGCTCCACTTCTCCGCCACCTTCGACGCCCCCTTCGCGTCGCACGGGGTGTGGGACGACGGCGCGGTGACCGCCGGTGGCGACGAGGCGAGCGGCACGAGCGCCAAGCACGGCACGGGCGCGTTCCTCACGTTCGCCGACGGCGCCGAGGTCACCGCGCGCATCGGCATCTCCTACGTCGACGTCGACGGTGCCGAGCTCAACCGCACCACCGAGGTCGGCGACACCTCCTTCGACGACGTGCGCGCCGGCGCGCGCGCCGCCTGGGAGGACGCCCTGGCCCGCATCGAGGTCGGCGGCGGCACGGACGAGCAGCGGATCAAGCTGTACACCGCGCTCTACCACGCGCTGCACCACCCCAACGCGTTCAACGACGTCGACGGCCGGTACATCGGCGCCGACAAGCAGATCCACGAGGTCGAGGAGGGTCGGACCCTCTACACGAACTACGCCGGCTGGGACTTCTACCGCTCCTCGGCGCAGCTGATCGCGATGCTCTACCCCGAGGTCGCCAGCGACATCAACCACTCGATCCTCACGCTGACCCAGCAGAACGGCGGCCGCTGGGTCGACGGCTGGGCGCAGCACAACCCGCAGACCCGCATGGCCGCGGACTCGCTGCCCACCGCCGTCTCGAGCATCGACGCGTTCGGCAGCACGGACTACGACCGCGAGGCGGCGCTGGCGTCCCTCACGAGCTCGCAGACCCTGCCGGGCACCCGGAGCTCGCGTCCCGACGCCCAGCAGTACTTCGCCACCGGCGTCGTGGAGAACCGCAAGGGCAACTTCGCCACGGCGCGCGTGCTCGAGTACTCCATCACCGACTTCGCCATCGCCCAGCTCGCCGAGCGCCTCGGCGACGACGCGGCGAGCGAGCGCTACATGGTGGGCGCGCAGAGCTGGCTCAACGTCTTCGACGACCAGACCCAGCACATCCGACCGCGCGAGCGCACCGGCTTCGACCGCGGTTTCGACCTGCGCGGCCGCGACGGCACCGGGGGCGGCCAGTTCAACCAGGCCACCGGCTACCAGTACGGCTGGCTCGTCCCCCACAACATGGGCAGCCTGGTGGACCGCCGCGGCGGCCTGGAGGCGGCGACGCGCGCGCTCGACGAGCACACGGTCGACCTCGACGCCGGCGCCTACACGCAGGTCGGCGCGTACCTGAGCAACCAGCCGAGCCTCAACATGCCGTGGTCGTACCACTGGCTGCAGGCCCCGCACCGCACCACCGACGTGCTCCACCGCGCGACCGACCTGTGGGACACCACGCCCGCCGGCATCCCGGGCAACGACGACCTCGGCGGGCTCTCCGCCTGGTACGTCTGGAGCAACCTCGGCATCTACCCGGGCATCTACGGCACCGCCAACCTGCTCGTCAGCGCCCCGCACTTCGAGCAGATCACGATCCGCAGCGCCGACTCCGACCGGGTCTACGAGATCAACGCCCCCGGTCAGAACGAGACGGTCCGCTACACCACGGCCCTGAAGGTCGACGGCGTCGAGCACACCTCGTCCTGGGTGGGCGAGGACTTCGCCCGCGAGGGCGGCACGCTCGACTTCACCCTGGCGGCCACGCCGGGCGCGTGGGGCACGACGGCGGCGGACGTCCCGCCGTCGTACACGGACGGGATGAACGACCGCAACAACGTGGGCACCACCCCCAACGGCCGCGGCAACATGGGCTCGCTCGACTACAGCGACTGGTCCTTCTCGCGCGAGACGCTCGCGCAGCGCGGCGCCGCCCCCGGCGCGCAGCTGCCGCTCGGCGACACCGGCATCACGTTCACGTGGCCCGAGACGGCGGTCGGCGAGCCCGACAACTGGATCGTCAACGGTCAGCGGATCGAGGTCGACGCCCCGGGCGCCGCCACGGTCTCGATCCTCGGCCTGGCCACCAACGGTCCCTCCAAGGGCACCGCCTACGCGGAGTACAGCGACGGCACGCGGCAGGCCATCGCCGTCGAGCTCACCGACTGGGCCGGCCAGCCGGGCGGGGGCAACTCCACGGTGGTGCAGCTCGAGGGCCGCAACAACGTCAACGGCACGTCGGCGGGCGGCACGTTCCGCGTGTTCGCCACGCGTCCGGCACCGCTCGACGCGAGCAAGGACCTCGTCGCGGTGCACCTGCCGCGCGTGACCGACAAGGGCGTCATGCACGTCTTCGACGTCGCCGCGAGCACGACCCCCTTCGTCGACCCGAACGCCCCGACCGGGGCGCCGGACCGCATCATCCTCACGGTCCCGGAGGACCCCTCCACGTCGCAGTACGTGACGTGGCGCAGCACGTCGTCCCTGCCGATCGACGGCAAGGTCGAGGTTCGCACGGTCGACGAGGCGGGGGTGCCCCAGGGCGCCGTCGTCACGGTCGACGCCGAGGAGAAGCCCGAGCGCACGCTGAACGGCTACCCCTCGCGCAGCCACTCGGCCAAGCTCGTCGACCTCGAGCCGGGAACGACGTACACCTACCGCGTCGGCGCCGGTGCGGCGTGGAGCGAGTGGTCGGAGTTCACGACGGCGACGGCCGAGGCCGACCCGTTCACGTTCCTGTACTTCGGGGACGCCCAGGAGGGGATCGACACCGTCTGGCACGACTCGGTCGACGCGGCGTGGGCCGCGGCGCCCGACGCCAGGCTCTCGATCTACGCGGGCGACATGACGAACACCTCCACGATCGAGAAGGAGTGGGACGACTGGCTCGGCGGCATCGGCGAGAAGGCCCGCACGACGAACGCGGTCCCCACGCCGGGCAACCACGAGGTCGGCCCCGAGCCCTTCATGGAGCACTACCTCGACACCTTCGAGCACGACGACAACGGCCCCGTGGCCGCTGACGCCGGGCGCTTCGCCGGGACCTACGGCGCCCACCTCGCGCGGGTGCTCAAGGACACGGTCTACTTCAGCGACTTCCAGGGCGTGCGCTTCGTGACGCTCAACGCCAACCGGGACGACATCTGCCCGATCTCGCGGCCGGCCGGGTTGGCCTCGTTCAGCTGCGACACGGCGCGGACCGCCTGGATGACGATGCAGGCCACCTGGCTGGACCGCGTGCTGCAGGAGAACCCCCACGAGTGGAGCGTCGTCACGGCGCACCAGCCGGTGTACTCCACGGGCGTCTCGGGCAACGGCCTGCGCGACGAGGCCAACTGGCGCTCGCACATCCTTCCGGTGCTGGAGACGAACAACGTCGACCTGGTGCTCCAGGGGCACGACCACACCTACGGTCGCGGCTACTCCAGCTCGACGGCGACGGGCATGGACGGCGTGACCGCCGGTCCCGTGTTCGTGGTGTCCAACGCCGGGCAGAAGCACTACACCCTGCCCTCGGCCACGGACAACATCTGGACCCGCAACAACGCCACGGCCGTGGTCCGGGCGCAGGACACGGCGACCTTCCAGAAGATCACCGTGGACGGCGACACGCTCGAGTACACCTCGGTCGTGACGCAGAACCGCCCGGGCGGCAGCGCGAGCGTGGCGGTGGGCGAGGAGCTCGACTCCTTCACCATCACCAAGCGCGAGGACGGCGCCAAGTGGGTCACCGAGGCCGGCGTCGCCGTCCCCGGTCCCGAGGTGGCCCCGGTGAACGTCGACCAGCCGTTCAACGGTTCCTTCGACGACGCCACGTTCGGCGAGGTCATCTTCGACGACGACTTCTCCACGGACCGCCTGGCGGAGTACACGACGTTCGCCGGACCGGGGGAGCCGCAGGCGGCCCTCAGCGTCGACACCGGTGCCGGGGTGCTGAACGCGGTGGCCGACGGCCGCCGCTGGAGCAACCTCCAGGTTCCGGTCGAGGCGGGGGACAGCTTCGCGATCGTCGTGGAGCCGGAGCACTTCGCGGGCGTCGCCTCCGGTGAGGACACGTTCTTCCTCGGGGCGGCCGCGGGCGCGAACGACCGCGCCCAGTCCTGGTACCACGACCCGGGCGGCAGCTCCGGCTTCGAGAAGTTCTCGGGCGGGACGCGCCGTGGTCTGGCCGAGGGCCCGGCTCGGTGCCCGTCCGCTGGGAGGAGGGCGACCGGTTCGCCACCGTCCTCGACGCCGGCGAGATGTCGTCGTGGATCGAGAAGGACGGCGAGTGGCGCCCGATCACCGCCGGCCTCACCCGTCTGTGGATCGATCCGGCCGACCTGGCCGGGTGGAAGCCCACGATCGGCCTCCGCCTGGACCCGGGCACGATCGCGCTCGACCGCGTGA